From Riemerella anatipestifer ATCC 11845 = DSM 15868, a single genomic window includes:
- a CDS encoding polysaccharide biosynthesis/export family protein: MNKMKVYLLLSLVTVFTTSCLTTKEVRYQQPNEHLVLNEEGLIPYSNEVYRVTKADILNLNIVTTPKGDAAQFYSSFNTSGGENGSLGNGGNAGGAVGGGIAGGGNIGGAGGRIGGNRNFYFNGLKVNSRGNIDIMGIGEIKAVGRTIEDIEAEIQSRVNENFIEGKTQVRLNTDGITFYLLSDIEEMGNLTGEKRSYTNMLSITEALAQNGGLNRTVDRRHVVLQRKYPEGIKRVALDLTRDDIMNSPYYWVQNGDMIYLNTRSKSLYGFGKEPLQTLTTGVSLITTALSVYLLISRF; encoded by the coding sequence ATGAATAAAATGAAAGTATATTTATTGTTGTCGTTAGTTACTGTTTTTACAACCTCGTGTTTAACCACAAAGGAAGTAAGATATCAGCAGCCAAATGAACATTTAGTTCTTAATGAAGAGGGCTTAATTCCATATAGTAATGAAGTTTATCGAGTGACCAAAGCAGATATTCTCAATCTCAATATAGTAACTACCCCTAAGGGAGATGCGGCTCAGTTTTATTCTAGTTTCAATACTTCTGGTGGGGAAAATGGAAGCCTAGGAAATGGGGGAAATGCAGGTGGTGCTGTAGGAGGAGGTATTGCTGGTGGAGGAAATATTGGAGGTGCAGGAGGAAGAATAGGAGGGAATAGAAACTTTTATTTTAATGGATTAAAGGTGAACTCTAGAGGTAATATAGATATAATGGGGATAGGGGAAATAAAGGCAGTGGGTAGAACTATTGAGGATATAGAAGCGGAAATACAATCTCGGGTTAATGAAAACTTTATTGAAGGGAAAACCCAAGTAAGACTTAACACAGATGGAATCACTTTTTACCTGTTAAGTGATATAGAAGAGATGGGTAATCTTACAGGAGAAAAGAGGTCTTATACTAATATGTTGAGCATTACAGAAGCTTTGGCTCAAAATGGGGGGCTTAATAGAACAGTGGATAGAAGACATGTGGTTTTGCAAAGAAAATATCCAGAGGGTATTAAACGAGTTGCATTGGATTTAACAAGAGATGATATCATGAACTCACCATATTATTGGGTTCAGAATGGAGATATGATTTATCTTAATACACGCTCTAAGAGTTTATATGGATTTGGCAAAGAACCTTTGCAAACACTAACTACAGGCGTTTCTCTTATAACTACAGCACTTTCTGTATATTTATTAATTTCAAGATTTTAG
- a CDS encoding exopolysaccharide transport family protein, translating into MIPDKVGQKSSNIQSEKSKIGTFDFFNVEFFIRKLIKNWYWFLLLAILGYVISYIYKKYYVQYIYESSISLSVSNNTASYLAPSQSINFIWGQSGNQDGLYVKKLLLSRTHNEFITRKLDLYIDYSTSGKLKSTFLDKNDAPFFLEIDKEHLQAINTPITFIPNGNAYAVNLPEVLPNSLYSYKTEDFHSLKDAHKDKSVPQNIQLNQWYDSPYFRFRIVKNPVQPSIDYDNITVTLRSIDQKVRENISSINVEFDKELPSIMSISKKGTNLNSTVNFLNSTIKELIEKRKQDKSLVDKNTVAFIKKNLDSVKIKLDSSAQSLNGVKIDENIVDVGGGVGPIMEKMKDIEKKKADLLTRISALNNIRNSMNKNLDEVININAAGVEDGNFMASVAELKALIQKREEMRTIYTPNSEPMKEINRLIREARGKSSGVVGNYYSMYLNEIEKLNAELLQYENDIRKLPLKEQKLIDAERGYSINETTYNTLLSEQAKAEMRLAIGQSDITVLDWAKNLGQGPVGPNTSMFGVALIGGLLFIPFLILLISSLLDNKVRNIKEVISATKIPLLGVIGKNTNENNLTVIQQPKSSVSEAFRGVRSNLRFLYDDNNKEGGKVILATSSISGEGKTYSSINIASVLALSGKKTILLGMDLRKPKIFGDFKINNKYGISNFLTGEIPLDQIINKTQVPTLDVATSGPIPPNPSELLMSDKNINFIKDLRKDYDFIIIDSPPVGLVADSFELMKHTDANIYVVRHEYTEKYMLKMVIEKYHNQEIKHLGLVYNDYSTNQGYGYGYGYGYGYGYGYGYGYFDEDKNYQEPILVRWRNKLKSIFNKKG; encoded by the coding sequence ATGATACCAGATAAAGTAGGACAAAAATCATCTAATATTCAGTCTGAAAAATCAAAGATTGGTACTTTTGATTTCTTCAATGTGGAGTTTTTTATAAGAAAGCTGATAAAGAATTGGTATTGGTTTTTGTTATTAGCTATATTAGGTTATGTTATTAGTTACATTTATAAAAAATATTATGTACAATACATTTATGAATCTAGTATTTCTCTCAGTGTTTCTAATAATACAGCAAGTTATTTAGCTCCTAGCCAGTCCATTAATTTTATATGGGGGCAGAGTGGTAACCAAGACGGATTGTATGTAAAGAAACTACTTCTTTCAAGAACTCATAACGAGTTTATTACTAGAAAACTTGATTTGTATATCGACTATAGCACCTCTGGTAAACTAAAAAGTACATTTTTAGACAAGAATGATGCTCCTTTCTTTTTAGAAATAGACAAAGAGCATCTTCAGGCAATCAATACACCAATTACATTTATACCTAATGGTAATGCTTATGCAGTAAATTTACCAGAAGTTTTACCTAATTCTTTGTATAGTTACAAAACAGAGGATTTTCATTCTTTAAAAGACGCTCATAAAGACAAATCTGTTCCTCAAAATATACAGTTAAACCAATGGTATGACTCCCCTTATTTTAGGTTCAGAATTGTTAAAAATCCAGTGCAGCCGAGTATTGATTATGATAACATAACGGTTACTTTAAGGAGTATAGACCAAAAAGTAAGAGAGAATATAAGTAGTATCAATGTAGAGTTTGATAAAGAGCTACCATCCATAATGTCTATATCAAAGAAGGGGACTAATCTAAACTCTACGGTTAACTTTTTGAATAGCACAATAAAGGAACTTATAGAAAAAAGAAAACAAGACAAGAGTTTAGTAGATAAAAATACAGTTGCCTTTATAAAGAAAAATCTAGATAGTGTAAAAATAAAGTTAGACTCATCAGCACAAAGTCTTAATGGGGTTAAGATAGATGAAAATATTGTTGATGTTGGAGGAGGTGTAGGTCCTATAATGGAGAAAATGAAGGATATAGAAAAGAAAAAAGCAGACTTACTAACTCGTATTTCTGCACTTAATAATATCCGGAACTCCATGAATAAAAATTTAGATGAGGTTATCAATATCAATGCTGCAGGAGTGGAAGATGGTAACTTTATGGCCTCCGTTGCAGAGCTAAAAGCTCTTATACAGAAGCGAGAGGAGATGAGGACAATCTATACGCCAAACTCTGAACCTATGAAAGAAATCAATCGTCTCATTAGAGAGGCAAGGGGTAAATCTTCTGGGGTTGTAGGGAATTATTATAGTATGTATTTGAACGAGATAGAAAAGCTAAATGCCGAACTCCTACAATACGAAAATGATATTAGGAAACTTCCTCTTAAAGAGCAAAAATTAATTGATGCAGAGCGAGGCTATTCAATTAACGAAACCACATATAATACCTTGCTTTCAGAGCAAGCAAAAGCAGAAATGCGTCTTGCAATAGGTCAGTCAGACATCACTGTTTTAGATTGGGCTAAAAATCTTGGTCAAGGTCCAGTAGGTCCTAATACTTCTATGTTTGGGGTGGCACTCATTGGAGGGCTGTTATTTATACCATTTCTTATACTGCTTATAAGCTCTCTTTTAGACAATAAGGTGAGAAATATTAAAGAAGTTATCAGTGCTACTAAAATACCTTTACTAGGGGTTATTGGTAAAAACACTAATGAAAATAATCTCACCGTAATTCAGCAGCCTAAATCTTCTGTTTCAGAAGCCTTTAGAGGGGTTAGGTCTAATTTGAGATTCTTGTATGATGATAATAATAAGGAAGGTGGTAAAGTAATATTGGCTACATCTTCTATCAGTGGGGAAGGGAAGACTTATTCTTCTATAAATATAGCTTCTGTTTTAGCATTAAGTGGTAAGAAAACGATATTGCTTGGAATGGACTTGAGAAAACCTAAAATTTTTGGAGATTTCAAGATTAATAATAAATATGGTATATCTAACTTCCTAACGGGAGAAATACCTTTAGATCAAATAATCAACAAAACTCAAGTGCCTACCTTAGATGTGGCTACTTCAGGACCTATTCCGCCTAATCCTTCGGAATTATTGATGAGTGATAAAAATATTAACTTTATAAAAGACCTTAGAAAAGACTACGATTTTATTATTATAGATTCTCCTCCTGTTGGTCTAGTGGCAGATTCTTTTGAGCTGATGAAGCATACTGATGCCAACATCTATGTGGTACGTCATGAATATACAGAAAAATATATGCTTAAGATGGTTATAGAAAAGTATCATAATCAGGAAATTAAGCATCTGGGTCTAGTATATAACGATTATTCTACCAATCAAGGCTACGGTTACGGTTATGGCTACGGTTATGGCTACGGTTATGGCTACGGTTACGGTTATTTTGATGAAGACAAAAATTATCAAGAACCTATACTCGTAAGGTGGAGAAATAAATTAAAATCAATTTTTAATAAGAAAGGTTAA
- the mutS gene encoding DNA mismatch repair protein MutS yields the protein MAKAKKETPLMQQYNSIKAKYSDAILLFRVGDFYETFGADAIKTSQILGIVLTKRNNGGDGQSIELAGFPHHSLDSYLPKLVRAGLRVAICDQLEDPKLVKGIVKRGVTELVTPGVTFNDQVLNSKKNNFLLALHKEKEKYGVALVDISTGEFLLGEGNLEKLLHIINTFEPSEIIYQRTQEIPSQVKNKSVFKMEDWAFQYHFAYEKLTQHFKTNSLKGFGVEDHKLGITAAGAIFAYLVEDTHHNLLNHITQIKLIPQEDYLMMDQFTLRNLEVVFPAHQNGKSLLDIIDKTATPMGGRLLRRRLILPLKSVNEINRRLSLVEFLNNEEQLRLDVATRLKGISDLDRLMGKLAAEKISPKELGYLRQSLVYISEIKSLLHQYPDVLAWLNPLNHLEEVINTLENNLNEELPVNLAKGNVIKSGVSDELDRLRGLQNSGKEYLDEMCQREIERTGIASLKINFNNVFGYYIEVRNTHKDKVPEEWIRKQTLVNAERYITTELKEYEDQILGAEERIAILEQEIYRKVCQEVLVYIDQIQENAQLIAQLDVAVGLSELSVEKGYTKPVLNDGFSIELKEARHPIIENALPLGEKYIPNDLFLDREEQQIIMVTGPNMAGKSAILRQTAVICLLAQIGSFVPAKYASIGILDKIFTRVGATDNLSAGESTFMVEMNEAANILNNISDRSLILLDEIGRGTSTYDGVSIAWAIAEYLHQHPTKPKTLFATHYHELNEMTNNFERIKNFHISIKEHKGNIIFLRKLVSGGSEHSFGIHVAKLAGMPATVVNRANEILKTLENNRSQNDTKESIKRVTEENLQLSFFQLDDPVLENIREELTKIDINTLTPIEAMMKLNAIKNMIGK from the coding sequence ATGGCAAAAGCAAAGAAAGAAACTCCACTAATGCAACAATACAATAGTATTAAAGCTAAATACTCTGATGCGATATTACTTTTCAGAGTAGGAGATTTCTATGAAACCTTTGGAGCAGATGCCATTAAAACATCTCAAATTTTGGGCATTGTTCTTACTAAAAGAAATAATGGTGGAGATGGTCAGAGTATAGAGCTTGCAGGGTTTCCACATCATTCTTTAGACTCCTATCTTCCAAAGTTGGTAAGGGCAGGTCTTAGAGTAGCGATATGCGACCAATTAGAAGATCCTAAATTAGTAAAAGGTATCGTTAAAAGAGGCGTTACGGAATTGGTAACTCCAGGGGTTACATTTAATGACCAAGTTCTTAATTCTAAGAAAAATAATTTTTTACTTGCTCTTCACAAGGAGAAGGAGAAGTATGGCGTTGCTTTAGTGGATATTTCTACAGGAGAATTTTTGTTAGGAGAGGGCAATTTAGAAAAGTTACTACATATCATCAATACTTTTGAACCTAGCGAAATTATTTACCAGAGAACTCAAGAAATTCCTAGTCAAGTTAAAAATAAAAGCGTTTTTAAGATGGAGGATTGGGCATTTCAGTATCATTTTGCTTACGAAAAGCTCACGCAACATTTCAAAACCAATTCTCTTAAAGGCTTCGGAGTAGAAGACCATAAGCTAGGCATTACGGCTGCTGGAGCTATTTTTGCCTATTTGGTGGAGGATACACATCATAATTTACTCAATCATATTACTCAGATAAAACTTATTCCACAGGAAGATTATTTAATGATGGATCAGTTTACGCTGAGAAATTTGGAAGTGGTATTTCCTGCACATCAAAATGGGAAAAGTCTTTTGGATATTATAGATAAAACAGCCACGCCAATGGGCGGAAGACTTTTGAGAAGAAGATTGATATTGCCACTTAAATCCGTAAATGAAATTAACAGAAGACTCTCTTTAGTTGAATTTTTGAATAACGAGGAGCAACTAAGACTAGATGTTGCAACAAGGCTTAAAGGTATTTCTGACTTAGACCGATTGATGGGTAAACTAGCGGCAGAGAAAATCTCACCTAAAGAATTAGGTTATCTTAGGCAAAGTTTAGTTTATATTTCCGAGATAAAATCATTACTGCATCAATATCCTGATGTTTTGGCGTGGCTTAATCCACTTAATCATTTGGAGGAAGTTATCAATACTTTAGAAAATAATTTAAACGAAGAATTGCCTGTAAACTTAGCCAAAGGCAATGTGATTAAGTCTGGTGTTTCTGACGAGCTAGACCGTTTGAGAGGTTTGCAGAACTCTGGTAAAGAATATCTAGACGAGATGTGCCAAAGGGAAATAGAAAGAACGGGCATTGCTAGTCTGAAAATCAATTTTAATAATGTTTTTGGCTATTATATAGAAGTTAGAAATACACATAAAGATAAAGTTCCTGAAGAATGGATTAGAAAGCAAACGCTAGTTAATGCAGAGAGATACATTACAACAGAGCTGAAGGAATACGAAGACCAAATTTTAGGAGCAGAAGAGCGTATAGCCATTCTAGAGCAAGAGATTTATAGAAAGGTATGCCAAGAGGTACTTGTTTATATAGACCAAATTCAGGAAAACGCACAACTCATCGCACAGCTAGATGTGGCGGTTGGGCTATCAGAGTTGTCTGTGGAAAAAGGCTATACTAAACCAGTGCTTAACGATGGCTTTAGTATAGAACTCAAAGAGGCAAGACACCCTATTATAGAAAATGCTTTGCCGTTAGGCGAAAAATACATTCCTAACGATTTGTTTTTAGACCGAGAGGAGCAACAGATTATTATGGTAACTGGTCCTAATATGGCGGGTAAATCGGCGATATTGAGGCAAACGGCAGTTATTTGTCTTTTGGCTCAAATCGGGAGTTTTGTCCCGGCTAAATATGCTTCTATTGGTATTTTAGATAAGATATTTACGAGAGTTGGGGCAACGGACAATCTCTCTGCGGGAGAATCAACCTTTATGGTGGAAATGAACGAAGCGGCTAATATCCTCAATAATATTTCCGACCGAAGTTTAATTCTTTTAGATGAAATAGGGCGAGGTACTTCCACTTATGATGGCGTTTCTATCGCTTGGGCTATTGCGGAATATTTGCATCAGCACCCAACCAAACCTAAGACTTTATTCGCCACCCACTACCACGAGTTGAATGAAATGACCAATAATTTTGAAAGGATTAAAAACTTCCATATTTCAATTAAAGAACATAAGGGGAACATTATTTTCCTAAGGAAGTTGGTGTCTGGTGGTAGCGAACATAGCTTTGGTATCCACGTGGCAAAATTGGCAGGAATGCCTGCTACGGTAGTTAATAGAGCTAACGAAATCCTAAAAACTTTGGAAAACAACCGCTCACAGAATGATACAAAAGAATCTATTAAAAGGGTAACGGAAGAAAATTTGCAACTCTCGTTCTTCCAATTAGACGACCCCGTTTTAGAAAACATCAGAGAGGAACTTACTAAAATAGACATCAATACACTCACGCCTATAGAAGCTATGATGAAGCTCAATGCCATTAAAAATATGATAGGCAAGTAA
- a CDS encoding acyltransferase family protein, whose amino-acid sequence MSIKETNSIISIHNNLDLIRFFAAIQVVFRHVFYKHDFENKSLNLIKEIILAFPGVPIFFMVSGFLIYWSFERNSNNPKKYLKNRLLRIYPALWFCLFITVIVVLIADKNKVILQNVEMFLIWILGQLSIIQFWTPNFLKFFGEGSPNASLWSICVELQFYFFVPLLYYLVKKYPQCKFIIFSFRFYYLHSI is encoded by the coding sequence ATGTCTATAAAAGAAACTAACAGCATTATCTCTATTCACAACAATCTTGATCTTATAAGGTTTTTTGCCGCCATTCAGGTAGTATTTAGACATGTTTTTTACAAACACGATTTTGAAAATAAAAGTCTTAATCTAATTAAAGAAATTATTTTGGCGTTTCCTGGAGTTCCTATCTTTTTTATGGTTAGTGGTTTTTTGATTTATTGGTCCTTTGAACGAAATTCTAATAATCCTAAAAAATATCTCAAGAATAGACTTTTAAGAATCTATCCTGCTCTTTGGTTCTGCCTGTTCATAACTGTAATAGTAGTACTAATAGCAGACAAAAACAAAGTAATATTACAGAATGTAGAAATGTTTTTGATATGGATACTAGGACAATTGTCCATTATTCAATTTTGGACTCCTAATTTTCTTAAATTTTTCGGAGAAGGCTCTCCCAATGCTAGTCTATGGAGCATCTGTGTTGAGCTACAGTTTTATTTCTTTGTCCCTTTATTATATTATCTGGTTAAGAAATATCCTCAATGCAAATTTATAATATTTTCATTTCGTTTTTATTATCTCCATAGCATTTAA
- a CDS encoding polyprenol monophosphomannose synthase has translation MKKIVVIPTYNEKENIQSIIQAVMDLEGDFHILVVDDSSPDGTADIVRSMQNLFQDRLHLTVRKVKDGLGKAYLHGFRWAIEQGCDFIFEMDADFSHNPKDLPRLYEACLDADMSVGSRYSQGVNVVNWPMGRVLLSYFASKYVRFILGLPVHDTTAGFVCFRKDTLLKIGLDKVKLKGYGFQVEMKYRVFKKGLKIKEVPIIFTDRTKGESKMNGGIIKEAVIGVLNLRWKALIGRL, from the coding sequence ATGAAAAAAATCGTTGTCATTCCTACCTATAACGAAAAAGAAAATATACAGTCCATTATTCAAGCGGTGATGGATTTAGAAGGAGATTTTCATATTTTGGTCGTAGATGATTCCTCTCCTGATGGTACGGCAGATATTGTTCGTTCTATGCAGAATCTTTTTCAGGATAGGCTTCATTTAACCGTAAGAAAAGTAAAAGATGGTTTGGGCAAGGCTTATTTGCATGGCTTTCGTTGGGCAATAGAGCAGGGCTGTGATTTTATTTTTGAGATGGACGCCGATTTTTCTCACAATCCAAAGGATTTACCCAGACTTTATGAGGCGTGTTTAGATGCGGATATGTCGGTAGGTTCTCGTTACTCTCAAGGGGTTAATGTGGTTAATTGGCCTATGGGACGGGTTTTGCTATCTTATTTTGCGTCTAAATATGTAAGGTTTATTTTAGGTTTACCCGTGCACGATACTACGGCAGGGTTTGTCTGTTTCAGAAAAGACACACTTCTAAAAATCGGGTTAGACAAGGTAAAACTAAAAGGTTATGGCTTTCAGGTGGAAATGAAATACAGAGTATTCAAAAAAGGTTTAAAAATAAAAGAAGTTCCTATTATTTTTACCGATAGAACCAAAGGCGAGTCCAAAATGAATGGCGGAATTATTAAAGAAGCAGTAATAGGTGTACTTAATCTAAGATGGAAGGCTTTAATAGGTAGATTATGA
- a CDS encoding DUF4296 domain-containing protein, which yields MSRLIGLFFVMIFVVACRHSVEAPKDLLSKEEMAQIVADFAVYTQSSDFTRNMDMEEVSRFVMNKNKAKGKAFENSFKYYLNKPSDIDKIYDMAQDILLNDSDLEEYIKKKEGENKNQNKEEKINAGDLQQQ from the coding sequence ATGAGTAGGTTGATTGGGCTTTTTTTTGTGATGATATTCGTGGTAGCTTGTAGACATTCAGTCGAAGCTCCTAAAGATTTATTATCCAAAGAAGAAATGGCGCAGATAGTGGCAGACTTTGCTGTTTATACACAGTCTTCCGATTTTACTAGAAATATGGATATGGAGGAAGTCAGTCGTTTTGTGATGAATAAAAATAAAGCTAAGGGCAAAGCATTTGAAAACAGTTTTAAATACTATTTGAACAAACCGTCTGATATAGATAAAATTTATGATATGGCTCAAGATATATTGCTTAATGATTCAGACTTAGAGGAGTATATTAAGAAGAAAGAAGGAGAGAATAAAAATCAAAATAAAGAAGAAAAAATTAATGCAGGAGATTTACAACAACAATAG
- the tgt gene encoding tRNA guanosine(34) transglycosylase Tgt gives MSKPFFSIEKTTKSKARAGVISTAHGEIQTPIFMPVGTVASVKTLHQREIRDDVKAQIILGNTYHLYLRPGMEVMEKAGGLHRFMNWERPILTDSGGYQVFSLSKSRKMTEEGVKFKSHIDGSYHFISPEKSMEIQRQIGADIFMAFDECTPYPCEYNQAKASMELTHRWLKRCIEWTENNAELYGHKQRLFPIVQGSTYSDLRKISAEVISEAGAEGNAIGGLSVGEPEEEMYRITNEVTDILPKEKPRYLMGVGTPWNILESIGLGVDMMDCVMPTRNARNGMLFTWQGVMNMKNQKWKEDFSPLDEMGTSFVDKEYSKAYVRHLFVAKEYLGKQIASIHNLAFYLDLVKVAREHILAGDFYEWKEQIVPVLKQRL, from the coding sequence ATGTCAAAACCATTTTTTAGTATAGAAAAAACTACCAAATCTAAGGCTAGAGCAGGAGTAATTAGTACCGCTCATGGAGAAATCCAAACGCCTATTTTTATGCCTGTGGGTACGGTAGCATCGGTAAAAACACTACATCAAAGAGAAATAAGAGACGATGTTAAGGCACAAATTATTTTAGGTAACACCTATCATCTTTACCTAAGGCCAGGTATGGAAGTGATGGAGAAAGCAGGAGGACTACATCGTTTTATGAACTGGGAGCGTCCTATCCTTACAGATTCTGGAGGTTATCAGGTCTTTTCTCTTTCAAAAAGCAGAAAGATGACGGAGGAAGGGGTTAAGTTTAAATCTCATATTGATGGAAGCTACCACTTCATTTCTCCAGAAAAGTCTATGGAAATACAAAGGCAGATAGGAGCCGATATTTTTATGGCGTTTGATGAGTGTACACCTTACCCTTGTGAGTATAATCAAGCCAAAGCCTCTATGGAACTCACCCACAGGTGGCTTAAGCGTTGTATAGAATGGACAGAAAATAATGCCGAATTGTACGGGCATAAGCAGCGTTTATTTCCGATAGTTCAAGGTTCTACGTACTCTGATTTAAGAAAGATTTCCGCTGAAGTTATTTCAGAGGCAGGGGCTGAAGGTAATGCCATCGGAGGGCTTTCGGTAGGGGAGCCAGAAGAAGAAATGTACCGAATTACCAACGAGGTTACCGATATTCTTCCGAAAGAAAAACCAAGATATTTAATGGGCGTAGGCACACCGTGGAATATTTTGGAAAGCATAGGTTTGGGAGTGGATATGATGGATTGTGTGATGCCAACTAGAAACGCCCGAAACGGAATGTTATTCACTTGGCAAGGCGTTATGAATATGAAAAACCAAAAATGGAAAGAAGATTTTTCTCCGTTAGATGAGATGGGGACGAGCTTTGTGGACAAAGAGTATTCTAAGGCTTATGTAAGGCATCTTTTTGTAGCTAAAGAATATTTAGGTAAGCAGATTGCTTCTATACACAATTTGGCATTCTATTTAGATTTGGTAAAGGTGGCTAGAGAGCATATCTTAGCAGGGGATTTCTACGAGTGGAAGGAGCAGATTGTACCAGTTTTAAAACAAAGGCTTTAG
- a CDS encoding LptF/LptG family permease, which translates to MKIIDAYIIKKFLGTLVFMLVLLSIIVIVVDIQAKAPNIEKSGYTVGDFLLHFYPFWMIYLILTFMSILVFISVIYFSSRMADNTEIVAIVSSGASFHRFARPYFMVAVGIALFMLMLNHFALPWANVKKNELMVFTESQVRQEEKNRSVAISAQMSPTEYVFIGSYHRKEARGSDYLYQKFDKNNKLIHQIRGDYVSWDEKKQAFSITSFYEKKAGKNETEKLSNGTQTYQSFGYPPEELFPDELLGENKTTPELVKFINREKIKGNGNINTYLNELHARTSMPVSIIILTILGLALASEKKRGGIGVNLAVGIALAFVFIFSFEALKVVSSSKILTPFVAMWMPNFVFAPLALLLYFRRARQ; encoded by the coding sequence ATGAAAATAATAGACGCCTATATCATCAAGAAATTTTTAGGAACATTAGTTTTTATGCTAGTGTTGTTATCTATTATTGTGATAGTGGTGGACATACAGGCGAAAGCTCCCAACATAGAGAAAAGTGGTTACACGGTGGGGGACTTTTTATTACACTTCTATCCGTTTTGGATGATATATCTTATCCTTACCTTTATGTCTATTTTGGTGTTTATTTCCGTCATTTACTTTTCATCTCGTATGGCGGATAATACCGAAATTGTAGCCATTGTAAGTAGCGGAGCTAGTTTTCATAGATTTGCAAGACCATACTTTATGGTAGCAGTTGGGATAGCCTTGTTTATGTTGATGCTTAACCATTTTGCTCTGCCTTGGGCTAATGTTAAAAAGAATGAATTGATGGTCTTTACCGAAAGTCAGGTAAGGCAAGAGGAAAAGAATAGGAGTGTTGCTATCTCGGCTCAGATGTCGCCAACAGAATATGTATTTATAGGCTCTTATCACAGGAAGGAAGCAAGAGGCTCGGATTACCTTTACCAAAAATTTGATAAGAACAACAAACTCATACATCAAATTAGAGGCGATTATGTCTCTTGGGACGAAAAAAAACAAGCCTTTTCCATCACCTCTTTTTATGAAAAAAAGGCAGGTAAAAACGAAACGGAAAAGCTAAGTAATGGTACGCAGACCTATCAGAGTTTTGGTTATCCACCAGAAGAGCTTTTTCCAGACGAGCTTTTAGGTGAGAACAAAACAACACCAGAGCTGGTGAAATTCATCAATAGAGAGAAAATAAAAGGCAACGGTAATATCAATACCTATCTCAACGAGCTTCACGCCCGCACCTCAATGCCGGTTTCTATTATAATTTTAACCATTTTAGGTTTGGCTCTAGCGTCCGAAAAAAAGAGAGGTGGGATAGGCGTCAACCTTGCGGTGGGGATAGCTTTGGCATTTGTGTTTATTTTCTCGTTTGAAGCACTTAAAGTGGTTTCATCTAGTAAAATACTCACACCTTTCGTAGCGATGTGGATGCCTAATTTTGTATTCGCTCCGCTTGCCTTATTGCTGTATTTCAGAAGGGCTCGTCAGTAG
- a CDS encoding biotin--[acetyl-CoA-carboxylase] ligase — protein sequence MKILHHLTECNSTNDEIINFVPSILQKEDLVGVYTLNQTQGKGQYGNSWEINPNENIAISIAVSLDRFPFAVSIINYYTAIIVRDFVANLTQIQLKIKWPNDIILNQKKVSGILLEKKNNCLVIGIGINVLQQNFERFPKAGSIYTQTHRSFEPHLLAKEFFEFFANEIAQPKTEAQILEILNNTLFKKDEVCVFDIKGVRQNGIIRKADAEGYLWIELEDEQLHKFYHKEIQMLY from the coding sequence ATGAAAATCTTACATCATCTTACCGAATGTAATTCTACCAATGACGAGATTATCAACTTTGTTCCCTCTATTCTCCAAAAAGAAGATTTAGTAGGTGTCTATACACTTAACCAAACTCAAGGAAAGGGACAATACGGCAATTCTTGGGAAATAAATCCTAACGAAAACATTGCCATCAGTATAGCTGTTTCTCTGGATAGATTTCCGTTTGCGGTTTCTATCATCAATTATTATACCGCTATTATTGTGAGAGATTTTGTTGCCAATTTGACCCAAATTCAGCTAAAAATCAAGTGGCCAAACGATATTATACTCAACCAAAAGAAAGTATCAGGTATTCTCCTTGAAAAGAAAAATAACTGTTTAGTCATTGGCATCGGCATCAATGTATTACAGCAAAACTTTGAGCGTTTCCCGAAAGCGGGGTCTATTTATACGCAAACTCATCGCTCTTTTGAACCTCATCTACTTGCTAAAGAGTTCTTTGAATTTTTCGCTAACGAAATAGCACAACCAAAAACAGAAGCCCAAATTCTAGAAATACTTAATAATACTCTTTTCAAAAAAGACGAGGTCTGCGTGTTTGACATTAAAGGCGTAAGACAAAATGGCATTATCCGAAAAGCAGATGCCGAAGGATATCTTTGGATAGAACTAGAAGACGAGCAACTGCATAAGTTTTACCATAAGGAAATCCAAATGCTCTACTGA